One Symphalangus syndactylus isolate Jambi chromosome 10, NHGRI_mSymSyn1-v2.1_pri, whole genome shotgun sequence genomic region harbors:
- the PTF1A gene encoding pancreas transcription factor 1 subunit alpha: MDAVLLEHFPGGLDAFPSPYFDEDDFFTDQSSRDPLEDGDELLADEQAEVEFLSHQLHEYCYRDGACLLLQPAPPAAPLALAPPSSGGPSEPDGGGGGYCCETGAPPGGFPYSPGSPPSCLAYPCAGAAVLSSGARLRGLSGAAARRRRRVRSEAELQQLRQAANVRERRRMQSINDAFEGLRSHIPTLPYEKRLSKVDTLRLAIGYINFLSELVQADLPLRGGGAGGCGGPGGGGRLGGDSPGSQAQKVIICHRGTRSPSPSDPDYGLPPLAGHSLSWTDEKQLKEQNIIRTAKVWTPEDPRKLNSKSSFNNIENEPPFEFVS; encoded by the exons ATGGACGCGGTGCTGTTGGAGCACTTCCCTGGGGGCCTAGACGCCTTTCCTTCTCCGTACTTCGACGAGGACGACTTCTTCACCGACCAGTCTTCACGGGACCCCCTGGAGGACGGCGATGAGCTGCTGGCGGACGAGCAGGCCGAGGTGGAGTTCCTTAGCCACCAGCTCCACGAGTACTGCTACCGCGACGGGGCGTGCCTGCTGCTGCAGCCCGCGCCCCCGGCCGCCCCGCTAGCGCTCGCCCCGCCGTCCTCGGGGGGCCCCAGTGAGCcagacggcggcggcggcggctacTGCTGCGAGACGGGGGCGCCCCCAGGCGGCTTCCCTTACTCGCCCGGCTCGCCGCCCTCGTGCCTGGCCTACCCGTGCGCCGGGGCGGCAGTACTGTCTTCCGGAGCGCGGCTGCGCGGCCTGAGCGGAGCGGCGGCGCGGCGGCGTCGGCGGGTGCGCTCCGAGGCGGAGCTGCAGCAGCTGCGGCAGGCGGCCAACGTGCGCGAACGGCGGCGCATGCAGTCCATCAACGACGCCTTCGAAGGGCTGCGCTCGCACATCCCCACGCTGCCCTACGAGAAGCGCCTCTCCAAGGTGGACACGCTGCGCCTGGCCATCGGCTACATCAACTTCCTCAGCGAGCTCGTGCAGGCCGACCTGCCCTTGCGCGGCGGTGGCGCGGGCGGCTGTGGGGGGCCGGGCGGCGGCGGGCGCCTGGGCGGGGACAGCCCGGGCAGCCAGGCCCAGAAGGTCATCATCTGCCATCGGGGCACCC GGTCCCCATCCCCCAGCGACCCTGATTATGGCCTCCCTCCCCTAGCAGGACACTCTCTGTCATGGACTGATGAAAAACAACTCAAGGAACAAAATATTATCCGAACAGCCAAAGTCTGGACCCCAGAGG